Below is a window of Blastopirellula marina DNA.
TCATGACTAGGTGGAGTCGTGTTCGAATTGTTGTAGCCCCCGTAGTGAGCGACTGGTGACCAATCAGGACTCACCGGCGGCAGGTCCGGTGAAAAATTCGCGTAGTTCCCTTTACCATAGACAACCTTGCCTCCGACAAGAGTTAGCACACTTTCCAGGCTACGTATTCGGTCAGGCTCAATGGAGAAATAGTCTTCGCTCAATACGGCCAAGTCGGCAAAACTACCTGGAGACAATGTCCCCTTATGCTCATCTTCTCCGCTGAACCAGGCACTTCCTTGTGTGTACAACCGAAGTGCCTCTTCTCGCGACAGACAATCTTCACTAGCTTGAAGCACTGTCCCACCGACTGTTTTCCCAGTCACTAGCCACCAGAGACACGTCCACGGATGATAGCTTGCTACACGCGTTCCGTCTGTGCCGGCACCAACAGGAAGGCCCATTTTCAGCATTTCACGAATCGGTGGATGTCGTTTGACTTCTTCCACGCCGTAACGACGAATGAAGTACTCTCCTTGGTACGCCATCCGATGTTGAATGGCGATGCCTCCGCCCATCCGTTTGATGCGATCGAGATTTCGGGATGTCACTGTTTCTGCATGATCAATAAACCAGCGTAGCCCATCGATTGGGTGCTCTTGGTGAACCCGCTCGAATATGTTCAAGAATCGGTCTATCGTCTCATCGTATGTTGCATGAATACGCCAAGGCCATTTTGCTTCAGCCAGTTTGAAAACAATCGCCTCAAGTTCCGATTCCATCACCGGCTTTAGATCGGGGCGCGGCTGCAAAAAGTTTTCAAAGTCGGCGGCACTCCAAACAAGGTTCTCCCCTGCCCCGTTGACGCGCAACATATCAGAGCCATCGCCTGGATGGGTCATATTAAGCCAGCGAAGGTAGTCGCTGAGTTCCTCACCCGGTTTCTGGGCGAAGAGACTATAGGCGATCCTCAACGTCAAGTGACCATCTTTCTCAAGTTGGTTGATCACATCATAGTCATTTGGATAATTCTGACCTCCACCACCTGCGTCGGCGACACTTGTCACACCAAACCGATTCAACTCCCTCATAAAGTGACGTGTTGAGTTAAGCTGATCTACCCGCGAAAGCTTTGGCGCGTTGGCAATTGTCGAGTAAAGAATCAACGCATTGGGTTCGGCGATGAGTAGTCCCATCGGCTTTCCTCGATGGTCACGAGCGAAAAGACCGCCAGGTGGGTTCTTCGTGTTTTCGTCGAGGCCGAGCGCACGTATCGCCGCCTTGTTCAGCATTGCTGAATCGTAAAGATGAAGTATGAATACCGGAGTATCCGGAGCCGCTTCATTAATCTCCTGAAAAGTTGGCATTCGACCTTCAGCAAACTGAAACTCGTTCCAGCCACCGATCACGCGAACCCATTGTGGAGGTGGCGTTCTTTGGGCTTGGTCCTTCAGTTGACGCATCGCTTCGGCAATCGTGGGAGTCCCATCCCAACGAAGTTCAAGATTTGCGAAGAGTCCAGCACGAATCACGTGTAAGTGGGAATCGTTTAGTCCAGGAATTACCCGGCGATTCTCAAGGTCGATGACCTCGGTCGACGCGATGGCACTTGCAAGGATCTCATCGTTACTTCCGATCGCCGCAACCCGCCCACTTTCAATCGACAACGCTGTCACTTCGAGTTTAGAAGGATCCTGAGTGGTGACGCGTCCACCGAAGAGAATCGTTTCGGGGGCCATGGTTTTCCTATTCCTTTATTTGGGAACTCATCGAACCCTTATGGAGTCGACAACTGTTTGTACCCAGATTGTCACCGAAGCGATAATCTGAGATTGCAGAAATATCTAGGCGTAGCCGTTTTGCAACTCGCGATGGTCTACCTGGAACTAAGAGCTAGGAACTTTCCTGGCAGGTGGGGCTTTATGCACCATGGTGTAGCAATACTCTATTCCAATGCCGTATGCACCACCGTGATCACGAAAGAGTTGCATTAGCGCGTTGTAATGTTCGCGGTTCGCCCAATCTCTTTGGAATTCGAGAACGGTCCCGATTGTCGTCATGCGGACCGCACCAGCCTGCACCATGCGTGAAAGAGCCGCGTCATGAGCTGCTTGAGAGGTTCCCCCGCATGCGTCCTCCACGACAAAGATGTTGTAGCCCTCTCCAATCATGTTCAGCGTCGGCCAAGTGACGCAGACCTCCGTCCACAGTCCTGACATGATTATGTTTTTCTTGCCTGTTGCCTTGATCGCTTCGCGGAAAGCGGGCGTATCCCAAGAATTCATGCCTGTGCGTTCAATCGGATCCTGATCGGGAAATACGTCGAGCAACTCCGGCCACATTGGGCCACTAAACGATTCCGTTTCGACCGTCGTCAAGATCGTAGGCACGCCAAATTCTTTTGCCCCTTTAGCGAGTAGCAGGACATTATTCACCAGAAGTTGCCGATCGATTCCACTTGCCACACCAAATGCCATCTGAGGCTGATGATCGATGAAGACTAAGGCGCAATTATCTTTGGTGAGCAACCCGCCATCGGTATTGGGAAGAACGCTTGCCATTGGAATTTCTCCATCGATTGTAAATGTGAAACACTAGGTGCACGGGAACACGGACCAAGCGACTTGGAAACCAGAGTGCCGCTATGTGAATGCCAGAAGTTTCTTCGCTGAGACGTGGCTAAACCACGGGCGACCTCCGTAGAACTATTCAATCGATAACAAGCCTATTGGTGGCAAATCGAAATCTTACGCCCAACTCTATGTGGACTACTCTCAACAACATGATGAAGACTTCTTAACATTCCGAACGATCGCATTTGGATGCCACGGCGACACGCCCTTCGCTTGAATCAGTGTTGCACGATTTAAAACTAATAACTTGCAATCCACACTGATTCTGCCCCGATACGAGGGCGTGTCGGCCGACCTCAAGGACGATTCGCGGTAGCATAATGGCGACCTGCGAACACTTAGTATTGAACGATCTTGCTCAAAATAAGTCCGACAGGAGTAGGTTCGTGGCCTTCTTTGTTTAGGCGCGCAATTTTTTGGATATCCCATAAGAAACGACAAAAAAGTTTTGATCGGGTTTAGCCATCTTGCAAAGACTTCGCAAACACCAAGCAAATTGCCCCGTGAATTTTCAAGTGCATGCCTGGGCTCCCAAGGGATACCATTGAAGAAAGTTCGCCAAGCTAATCAATGCGTGGCTGTTACTCTCTTCTACTGCAGTTCGTTTACTGCTAACCTAGTTCAGATGTTTCTTAAGAGGGGAATGAACGTAGTCAGTTTTGTTATTCCACAGCGACAAGAATACGAGTAGCTTTTAGCCCAGCGGTAACTTTCTCTGAAATGCTATGAGCGCGGTCCAAGTAGTCGCCAGAACTTGACCAACGTAATCGATTGTTACTCGGCCTCCGGCTGATGACGTTTCGTGCTCAAGCGTTCTCTACTTTGTCGATCTGGGTAGGCATCAAGCATGGTGTACGATAGCTTCGCCACGTGGGCACGAAGTCGCGAATGGCAGAATCGTTGCATGGTTTCCGAAGTCCGCGAAGTCTCGGGGACGCCAGTCTCTATATGTCGCGCACGAATTCGAGAGGCATTTGGCAGCCCCCCCACGCCTGACTTTCATATCCAGATGATAAGTCGTGGTTGGTCCAGGGCGGATATCGACCTGGGACAAGGCAAGTTTTCGGTCAAAGGAGCTCCTGGGCGATTTATCGTTACTCCCGCGAACCTACAGTCTGAGATCGAGGGAGATGGCGTCTTTGAACTGCTTAGCTTGAGTCTTCCAGCCGAAGAACTTTGCAAAGCAGCTGATATCACTTCAGTTCAACTGAAAGATGATCTGAACGGGATCTTTCGTGGTGATCGTCACGATACTTACCTGCATGGTCTTATCGAATCGGTTTGGATTGAGGCGAATAACGGCAGCCCCAATGGGCGACTCTATGTCGACGTCGCAGTCAGAGCGATCGTAAGTCGCCTGTTAGACCATTCTTCAATTCTGAAGCAAGCCGACAATCATATCCCGGCGTTGGATGTCGCCGCACTGCGACGAGTCACTGAGATTCTGAACGATCGATTTAACCAAAGTATCTCGCTTGATGAATTGGCCAACGCGGCAGGCGTGAGTTCCTTCTATTTTTCAAGGCTTTTCAAACACGCGATCGGTCACCCTCCCTACTTCTATCTAACAAAGATCCGAATCGAACGCTCGCAAGAGCTCATGCGAAGCGTTCCCGACTTGCCCTTGGCGAGTGTCGCATCGACTTGTGGATTTTCAGACCAGGCACACTTCAGTCGCCACTTTAAGAAGATCGTCGGTGTTCCTCCGGGCCGCTGGCGATCTGAGATCGCTTGACATCACTCAAATGCCCCAGATGCTCTCAACCCACCAAGATCGAACGATATGTGGAGCAAGATCGTTCAATACTCGAAGCCAGCGAATCTGATAACACTTCCCCACTTTCGCATTTCGTAGCTTCAATGGATTACCCACGAAGTGTTGGCTCGACTGTCCAGAGCAGTTGTCCAACACTTTTCTCGACCAAGTGAGGACATGATTCCACAAAGAGTGGGGCGCGATTCGATCATTCATTTACGGAAAGATGGAATTGCAATCAAAGTCAATTCATCGTTGGTGTGTTAGCAGCCTAGCTTTAAGCTTCCAATGTATCGAAATGGAATTCTGAGCATCGCTTTGCTTCTTGTCTCATGGACGACATCACTGTCTCAAGAGACCGAGAAAGCTAGCGGTCCTTTTCGATACAACGAAGACCGGTCATTCCTAGAAGCTGCTGACCAGCGTGAAGGCCAATGGTGGGTTCCGCTCAAGTATATTTCAACCACCAAGGGTTACATTACAACGGGAATGGAACTGCGTGCCAGATACGAAAAGCTTGAAAATGCAAACTGGGGTATGAATGCGGGTGATCGAGATGGCTATCTCTGGCTGAGGGCATTGCCAACATTCGACTGGCATCCCATGGAACGTACTCGCTTCTTCGGCGAATTCATTCTCGCACCTGCGGTCGATGTCGAGCCCATGCCTTCGCCTATTGATGAAGACATCTCCGACATCTTACAGGCATTCGTTGATATCGAATTAGGCAGCGAAGATGTATGGCGTTTCCGTCTCGGGCGGCAAATCACCGAATTTGGTTCGGGACGTCTCATCTCTACCCGCTACGGCACGAATGTACTTCGTTCATTCGATACCATCGAACTCCGAAAAATTCGCGACCAATCGCAAACCTTCATATTCTACGGACGTCCCGTCGAAGCGGAAATTGGAGCCTTCGACGACCAATGGAGCCGCACGCAACAGCTTTGGAGTCTTTACGCCACGATCGACCTAATTGAACGCACCGACGATGCCTCCAGGTCTGTTGGGCTCGATCTTTATTATATCGGTTCGGAGAACACGCAAGCCGTCTTTGACGAAGCAACCGGCAGAGAACTTCGCCATACGTTTGGTACCCGCCTATACGGCACATGGAATTCTTGGAGTTGGAATCCCGAGTTGTTCATCCAACTTGGTGAGTTTGGCGAGAAACGAATTGAGGCTTGGTCACTCGCGATGCAGATAGGCTATCAGATACATGATCTTGTCTTCGAGCCTGGATTCGACCTCAAGGTTGATTTCATTAGTGGCGACACCGATCCCAACGACGCCAAACTTGGAACCTTCAACCCTCTATATCCTAAGCTCAAGTATTTTGGCGAATCAGGAGTCATCGCTCCCTACAATTTGATAGACATTCATCCCTCTCTAAGCCTAGCTTTCTCGCCTCAGGTCAACTTGACCTTCGACGTCGACTTCCTCTGGCGATATAGTCGCGATGACGCATTGTATGGTGCTGGCGGTTCAATCCTTCGTCCCGGTTCCGCTGGTAGCAGTCGATATTTGACGACTCAGTATGAAGGAATTCTCGAAGTCGTATTCACCAATAACCTGGCAGGAACTGCCTCGTACACGCTGATGCCACCAGGCGCATTCGTCCAAGAAAGTGGTGAAGCGGAAACAATGCACTTCTTTGGCTGTGAATTGCTGTACATCTACTAAGCTCCGGCAACACTCTCGACATTTTGTGTTGACGCATCTTTCAGCAGAGCCTATTGGCTAGATCAATCCCGTGAGCGTACCCGTGCTGTCGGCGAAGCTTGCAGTCTCAACTCCCATGGCATTCGCGACGGAAACGAACATATTTGCTAGAGGAGTTTGCTTGAACTCTTCCCGGTTGGAAGCGAAGTCAGCACTTCCGTTTCCGTTCTCTTGTCGGTTTCGATCCGCGTTCTCATCAACCAGCGGTGCAAACGCTAGATGCTGGCCGTGTTTGAAACCAAAGTCTTTCCCGCCCATGAGTACGAGTGGTAGATCGTGACTGAAATGCGGACGCCGCCCGTGACCTCCTCCGTAAATAATGGTAGTGCGGTCGAGAAAAGTCCCCTCATTCTCCTCAGTATCCTTCAGCTTTCCCGCGAGTTTTGATAAGCCACCAATCCATTTGCGGTCCCATGTATCCATCTCTGGTAGGCTCTTCTCAGGATTCCTATTCCAATGCGAAGCTCCGTGGTACAGCCCCCCTCTTCCATCGGAACGAACGTGATGACCCGCGTTGTATCACTGACGAGAGCCAAGAAGACGAGTTCCAGCATCAAATCGAAGTCATAGCGATCGGTAGCCAACATCTTTTTGCCGGTGGCGGGATCGACTTGCCATCTTGGCGCATCCAGCCATTGGTCGTCACGCTGCATCTGCTGCTCGACACTACGGACGTTCGTCAGGTAGTCATCCAACTTCTGCCGATCCCTTTTGCCAAGCTTACGACCTACCTGCGAGGCTTCGTCACGCAGATTGTCCAGAATACTTTGATTGCGTGACTGCAAATGGCGGAATCGTGCCTTTGCCTCAGGAGTTGGTTCGACGAACAACTGTTCAAAGATCTTTCGTGGACTGGACTCGGTTGGTATTGGATTGCCACGCTGTCCATACGACATCGTTACGATACGTTCGTTGAGGGCGCCTACGCCTGACTTGCACGACAGATTTAAACTCTGAATTCGTGTTTCGCCGCTTAGATGGGGAGCAAGGTACTGGTCTAGCGACACGGAGGTATGAAACTTCACACCTCCTCCATTGCCGCAACCGGTAAGCAAGTTCGACAGCCCCCAATGGCCGGCGCTTTGCGGGGACCGGAAGTGCGCCAGGCCCGAAAACACCGTGAAATCACCGCGCAATTCTTTCAAAATCGCGAGGTTCTCCGGCATCACGTAGTCGCGTCCGACAGCAGCTGGATACCACTTGTAGGGATTCACGCCATTCGTGTGATACATTCCCACAAAGCGCTTCGCAGCGGATGCGGTCCACAATGTGTGCAACTCGCGTCAACTTCGTTTGGTTCGGCACACAGAAAACGCTCACCCGTGCTCAAAAAGACCAAGCGGCTGAGTCATTCGACGCCCAAGGAGAATTCTTGCGGGCCGAGAAGAAGCTACTTGATACGAAGAACCCTCGTTTTAAGGCGGTCAATTCCGTTCGCAATGCGATCCGGTCGGTCTGGTCGTCGATGAGTTTGCCATTTCCCGAGCCGGCGACCAGGTTGATTCGGCGTGACATGGTCCCCACCTTTCAAAACTGGATGGAAGAACAGCGGGAACGATTGCAGGAGACCGTTCAAGCCTTGGATGAAGACTACGCTGCGTTAAAAGATGCGGCCAGACAGCGCCTGGGTCGACTCTACAACGAAGCTGATTATCCGCATGCCCTGCGCGGCCTATTCGAGGTCAGCTGGGATTTTCCGAATGTTGAGGTGCCGCCATACCTCCGGCTCGTTGATCCGCAACTTTACGAGACCGAATGTGAAAGGGTTCAGGCTCGCTTCGACGAAGCAGTCGAAATGGCCGAGTCTGCGTTTATTGAAGAGCTTTCCGAGTTGGTCTCCCATTTAACAGACCGGCTCTCGGGAAGCCAAGACGGGCGTACGCGGATTTTTCGCGACTCCGCCATCGGTAACTTGAATGAGTTCTTCGAGCGATTTCGCTCCCTGAATATTCGCTCCAACGATCAGCTTGACGAGCTCGTGTCGGACTGTCAGCGGATCGTTCAAGGTGTTCAGCCACAAGCCCTGCGCGACAATGCGAATCTGCGCCAAAGTGTGAGCCGGGAATTGTCGAGCGTCCAGTCGGTACTCGATGAATTGTTAGTCGATCGCCCGCGACGGCGAATCATTCGGACTCTCAAGTGAGGTGAGTTATGCAACTCATGATTTCACCAAGCGGTGAGAT
It encodes the following:
- a CDS encoding amidohydrolase is translated as MAPETILFGGRVTTQDPSKLEVTALSIESGRVAAIGSNDEILASAIASTEVIDLENRRVIPGLNDSHLHVIRAGLFANLELRWDGTPTIAEAMRQLKDQAQRTPPPQWVRVIGGWNEFQFAEGRMPTFQEINEAAPDTPVFILHLYDSAMLNKAAIRALGLDENTKNPPGGLFARDHRGKPMGLLIAEPNALILYSTIANAPKLSRVDQLNSTRHFMRELNRFGVTSVADAGGGGQNYPNDYDVINQLEKDGHLTLRIAYSLFAQKPGEELSDYLRWLNMTHPGDGSDMLRVNGAGENLVWSAADFENFLQPRPDLKPVMESELEAIVFKLAEAKWPWRIHATYDETIDRFLNIFERVHQEHPIDGLRWFIDHAETVTSRNLDRIKRMGGGIAIQHRMAYQGEYFIRRYGVEEVKRHPPIREMLKMGLPVGAGTDGTRVASYHPWTCLWWLVTGKTVGGTVLQASEDCLSREEALRLYTQGSAWFSGEDEHKGTLSPGSFADLAVLSEDYFSIEPDRIRSLESVLTLVGGKVVYGKGNYANFSPDLPPVSPDWSPVAHYGGYNNSNTTPPSHEHAPIMAADGRVWTTGCGCGV
- a CDS encoding hydrolase: MASVLPNTDGGLLTKDNCALVFIDHQPQMAFGVASGIDRQLLVNNVLLLAKGAKEFGVPTILTTVETESFSGPMWPELLDVFPDQDPIERTGMNSWDTPAFREAIKATGKKNIIMSGLWTEVCVTWPTLNMIGEGYNIFVVEDACGGTSQAAHDAALSRMVQAGAVRMTTIGTVLEFQRDWANREHYNALMQLFRDHGGAYGIGIEYCYTMVHKAPPARKVPSS
- a CDS encoding helix-turn-helix domain-containing protein; this translates as MVSEVREVSGTPVSICRARIREAFGSPPTPDFHIQMISRGWSRADIDLGQGKFSVKGAPGRFIVTPANLQSEIEGDGVFELLSLSLPAEELCKAADITSVQLKDDLNGIFRGDRHDTYLHGLIESVWIEANNGSPNGRLYVDVAVRAIVSRLLDHSSILKQADNHIPALDVAALRRVTEILNDRFNQSISLDELANAAGVSSFYFSRLFKHAIGHPPYFYLTKIRIERSQELMRSVPDLPLASVASTCGFSDQAHFSRHFKKIVGVPPGRWRSEIA
- a CDS encoding alginate export family protein is translated as MYRNGILSIALLLVSWTTSLSQETEKASGPFRYNEDRSFLEAADQREGQWWVPLKYISTTKGYITTGMELRARYEKLENANWGMNAGDRDGYLWLRALPTFDWHPMERTRFFGEFILAPAVDVEPMPSPIDEDISDILQAFVDIELGSEDVWRFRLGRQITEFGSGRLISTRYGTNVLRSFDTIELRKIRDQSQTFIFYGRPVEAEIGAFDDQWSRTQQLWSLYATIDLIERTDDASRSVGLDLYYIGSENTQAVFDEATGRELRHTFGTRLYGTWNSWSWNPELFIQLGEFGEKRIEAWSLAMQIGYQIHDLVFEPGFDLKVDFISGDTDPNDAKLGTFNPLYPKLKYFGESGVIAPYNLIDIHPSLSLAFSPQVNLTFDVDFLWRYSRDDALYGAGGSILRPGSAGSSRYLTTQYEGILEVVFTNNLAGTASYTLMPPGAFVQESGEAETMHFFGCELLYIY
- a CDS encoding DUF1552 domain-containing protein → MYHTNGVNPYKWYPAAVGRDYVMPENLAILKELRGDFTVFSGLAHFRSPQSAGHWGLSNLLTGCGNGGGVKFHTSVSLDQYLAPHLSGETRIQSLNLSCKSGVGALNERIVTMSYGQRGNPIPTESSPRKIFEQLFVEPTPEAKARFRHLQSRNQSILDNLRDEASQVGRKLGKRDRQKLDDYLTNVRSVEQQMQRDDQWLDAPRWQVDPATGKKMLATDRYDFDLMLELVFLALVSDTTRVITFVPMEEGGCTTELRIGIGILRRAYQRWIHGTANGLVAYQNSRES